One region of Salvia miltiorrhiza cultivar Shanhuang (shh) chromosome 3, IMPLAD_Smil_shh, whole genome shotgun sequence genomic DNA includes:
- the LOC131016596 gene encoding reticulon-like protein B12 has translation MGSSLFNKQRTVHQILGGGFVADVMLWRRRDLTVGILIVTLAAWMMFEISGYTLLSFTSNVLLLLFTILFLWAKSAAILNRPAPPLPHLHLSQETVNEASTLICNYMNTILCVSEDIALGRDSKAFVRVGLVLITVSVIGSLTSFLILGYITLVLVLTVPAVYERYELQIDDYAVMGCRKVQHLYLRLHQEYISKVHQWKKKLS, from the exons ATGGGTTCGTCGTTGTTCAACAAGCAGAGAACTGTTCATCAGATTCTTGGGGGAGGTTTTG TTGCAGATGTGATGCTATGGAGAAGGAGAGATCTAACAGTGGGAATATTGATTGTAACTTTGGCTGCTTGGATGATGTTTGAGATTTCTGGTTACACACTTCTCTCATTTACCTCAAATGTGTTGTTGCTCCTATTCACCATTCTTTTCCTGTGGGCTAAATCAGCAGCAATTTTGAACAG ACCTGCTCCTCCTCTGCCTCATCTCCATCTCTCACAAGAAACTGTAAATGAAGCATCCACTTTGATATGCAATTACATGAACACAATACTCTGCGTGTCCGAAGACATTGCCCTCGGAAGGGACTCGAAGGCGTTTGTGAGAGTCGGACTTGTGCTCATCACGGTCTCCGTGATTGGGAGCCTCACGAGTTTCCTCATCCTAGGCTACATTA CTCTTGTTCTGGTTCTTACGGTTCCAGCAGTTTATGAAAGATATGAGCTCCAAATTGATGATTATGCTGTGATGGGCTGCAGAAAAGTGCAGCACCTATATTTGAGATTACACCAAGAATACATCTCCAAGGTTCATCAATGGAAGAAAAAATTGAGCTGA
- the LOC131016597 gene encoding mitochondrial uncoupling protein 1: MADHGKAKSDISFAGTFASSAFAACFAEICTIPLDTAKVRLQLQKKAVAGEALPKYKGMLGTVGTIAREEGLAALWKGIVPGLHRQCLFGGLRIGLYEPVRNFYVGKDHVGDVPLSKKVLAALTTGAVGIMIANPTDLVKVRLQSEGKLPPGVPRRYSGAISAYSTIVKQEGLTALWTGLGPNVARNAIINAAELASYDQVKETILKIPGFTDNVVTHLFAGLGAGFFAVCIGSPVDVVKSRMMGDSAYKSTLDCFVKTLKNDGPLAFYKGFIPNFGRLGSWNVLMFLTLEQAKKFVRSLESS; this comes from the exons ATGGCGGATCACGGCAAGGCTAAATCGGACATCTCGTTCGCCGGAACGTTTGCCAGTAGCGCTTTTGCGGCTTGCTTCGCTGAG ATTTGTACTATTCCATTAGACACTGCCAAGGTCCGGCTTCAATTGCAAAAGAAAGCTGTGGCAGGGGAGGCTTTGCCGAAATATAAGGGAATGCTAGGAACTGTAGGAACTATTGCAAGAGAAGAAGGGCTAGCTGCACTATGGAAGGGAATTGTGCCTGGACTACATCGTCAGTGCTTGTTTGGAGGTCTAAGGATTGGCTTATATGAACCC GTTAGAAATTTTTATGTGGGGAAAGATCATGTTGGAGATGTGCCATTATCAAAGAAAGTACTTGCTGCACTCACAACAG GTGCCGTAGGAATAATGATCGCCAATCCTACTGATCTTGTTAAAGTTCGACTTCAGTCTGAGGGAAAGTTGCCTCCTGGTGTCCCTAGGCGTTACTCTGGAGCTATCAGTGCGTATTCTACAATCGTGAAACAG GAAGGACTTACAGCTTTGTGGACTGGGCTTGGACCCAACGTTGCACGCAATGCTATCATAAATGCTGCCGAATTAGCCAGTTATGATCAAGTGAAGGAG ACAATTCTGAAAATCCCTGGTTTCACAGACAATGTTGTCACCCATCTTTTTGCTGGTTTAGGAGCGGGATTCTTTGCAGTTTGCATCGGCTCTCCAGTTGACGTG GTCAAGTCTAGAATGATGGGAGATTCTGCATACAAAAGTACATTGGACTGCTTTGTGAAGACTCTAAAGAATGAT GGGCCTTTGGCATTCTACAAAGGCTTCATCCCCAACTTTGGGCGACTAGGATCATGGAATGTATTAATGTTTTTGACACTCGAGCAG GCTAAAAAGTTCGTCAGAAGTTTGGAGTCGTCTTAA